A single Pseudodesulfovibrio aespoeensis Aspo-2 DNA region contains:
- a CDS encoding YhcH/YjgK/YiaL family protein → MILDRLDNADRYADLNTRLRAAFAFLRRNGLDDLPVGRVEIDGPLYAIVAKGPGRAPMGALIETHDRYIDIHYILSGSETIGWKARADLGPATEAPDPCADVTFYPDKPVAWTTLSPGMIAVHFPEDAHMPMLSGGDIHKVVVKVPMD, encoded by the coding sequence GGACAACGCCGACCGCTACGCCGACCTGAACACCCGCTTACGGGCCGCCTTCGCCTTTCTGCGCCGCAACGGCCTGGACGATCTGCCCGTGGGACGGGTCGAGATCGACGGCCCCCTCTATGCCATAGTGGCCAAAGGTCCGGGCCGCGCCCCCATGGGCGCGCTCATCGAGACCCATGACCGCTACATCGACATTCACTATATCCTGAGCGGCAGCGAGACCATCGGCTGGAAGGCGCGCGCCGACCTCGGCCCGGCCACCGAGGCCCCGGACCCGTGCGCTGACGTGACCTTCTACCCCGACAAGCCCGTGGCCTGGACCACGCTCTCGCCCGGCATGATCGCCGTCCACTTTCCCGAGGACGCGCACATGCCCATGCTCTCGGGCGGCGACATCCACAAGGTGGTGGTCAAGGTTCCGATGGATTGA
- a CDS encoding L-cysteine desulfidase family protein, with protein MSFTVKEILTLQVAPALGCTEPVAIALGAAAAMSALPGDGYDSIELFLDPNVYKNGLAVSIPGTGGLSGLDMAAALGAAGGDPSLRLEVLRPIAEPHVAAAKAALAAGRITVSLLKDRHGLYVRNVIRRGDDVAESIIEGLHDNITTLTLNGQTVVSPLLKEHGEDSHAKLMEMEEWLKGLSLNEIMALTDGLDEADFAFLREGVDVNMRLAEQGLKFGLGLGVGKTLERLVRQRLIKKDMILAARILASSAADARMSGVPLPAMSSAGSGNHGLTAILPIWAVKDFIDDADEKTVLEAIALSHMVTAFVKAHTGRLSAICGCSVAAGAGATAGITYLLGGDATHIAGAIKNLLEDLAGIICDGAKAGCALKLSTAAGTAVQAALFALHGVNVHATDGIIGDSSEDTMRNIGTLAVDGMIQTDRTILDIMLRKRLVEA; from the coding sequence ATGTCGTTCACGGTCAAGGAGATCCTCACGTTGCAGGTGGCCCCGGCCCTGGGCTGCACCGAGCCGGTTGCCATCGCTCTGGGCGCGGCGGCGGCCATGTCCGCACTGCCCGGAGACGGATACGATTCCATCGAGCTTTTTCTTGATCCCAACGTCTACAAAAACGGCCTGGCCGTCTCCATCCCCGGCACAGGCGGGCTGTCCGGCCTGGACATGGCCGCAGCTCTGGGCGCGGCAGGCGGCGATCCCTCCCTGCGGCTTGAAGTGCTACGCCCCATCGCCGAACCCCATGTGGCTGCGGCCAAAGCGGCCCTGGCCGCAGGCAGGATCACGGTATCGCTGCTCAAGGACAGGCACGGCCTCTACGTCAGGAACGTCATCCGGCGCGGCGACGACGTGGCCGAGAGCATCATCGAGGGGTTGCACGACAACATCACCACCCTGACCCTCAACGGCCAGACCGTGGTCAGCCCGCTGCTCAAGGAGCACGGCGAGGACAGCCACGCCAAGCTCATGGAGATGGAGGAATGGCTCAAGGGGCTCTCGCTGAACGAGATCATGGCCCTGACCGACGGCCTGGACGAGGCGGATTTCGCCTTCCTGCGCGAAGGCGTGGACGTGAACATGCGGCTCGCCGAACAGGGGCTCAAGTTCGGCCTGGGGCTTGGCGTGGGCAAGACCCTGGAGCGGCTGGTGCGCCAGCGGCTGATCAAGAAGGACATGATCCTGGCCGCCCGCATCCTCGCCTCCAGCGCGGCGGATGCCCGCATGTCCGGGGTTCCGCTCCCGGCCATGAGCTCCGCCGGGTCCGGCAACCACGGACTGACCGCCATCCTGCCCATCTGGGCGGTCAAGGATTTCATCGACGACGCGGACGAGAAGACCGTGCTCGAAGCCATCGCCCTGTCGCACATGGTCACCGCCTTTGTGAAGGCGCACACGGGCAGGCTCTCGGCCATCTGCGGCTGCTCGGTGGCGGCGGGCGCCGGGGCCACGGCGGGCATCACCTATCTGCTGGGCGGCGACGCCACCCACATCGCCGGGGCCATCAAGAACCTGCTCGAAGACCTGGCGGGCATCATCTGTGACGGGGCCAAGGCCGGGTGCGCCCTCAAGCTCTCCACAGCGGCGGGCACTGCGGTTCAGGCCGCCCTCTTTGCCCTGCACGGAGTCAATGTCCACGCCACCGACGGCATCATCGGCGACTCTTCCGAGGACACCATGCGCAACATCGGCACCCTGGCCGTGGACGGCATGATCCAGACCGACCGGACCATCCTCGACATCATGCTGCGCAAACGGCTGGTTGAGGCGTAG
- a CDS encoding outer membrane protein assembly factor BamD gives MMMKKMLMVCVMIVMAAALVACGGQKTPLDVGAALYKQGDCAAAQPYFDETIAHPGETMDIAYAYFLKAKCAEKAGDAAAAYENYYAAKIVVCYAVSVSTEHENLNTYARSEYCERILPDTLNTLAPDVGEAKVEAIKAKVNAELHDRYMQQFASEAK, from the coding sequence ATGATGATGAAGAAGATGCTGATGGTTTGCGTCATGATTGTCATGGCTGCTGCGCTGGTTGCTTGCGGCGGGCAGAAAACTCCGCTTGATGTCGGGGCTGCCCTCTACAAGCAGGGGGACTGCGCCGCGGCGCAGCCGTATTTCGACGAAACCATTGCCCACCCTGGCGAGACCATGGATATCGCCTACGCCTATTTCCTCAAGGCCAAATGCGCTGAAAAGGCGGGCGACGCCGCAGCAGCGTATGAGAATTACTACGCCGCCAAGATCGTGGTCTGCTACGCGGTGTCCGTCAGTACCGAGCACGAGAACCTGAACACGTATGCCCGTAGCGAGTACTGCGAGCGCATCCTTCCGGATACGCTGAACACGCTGGCTCCGGATGTGGGCGAGGCCAAGGTCGAGGCCATCAAGGCCAAGGTCAACGCCGAACTGCACGACCGCTACATGCAACAGTTCGCCAGCGAAGCCAAGTGA
- a CDS encoding ribonuclease J, protein MADTTSLTFYPLGGLGEIGMNCMAFKTERSMVLVDCGLMFPEDYHFGVDVVIPCFDFVLKNKAILNGIVLTHGHEDHIGALPWLLQNLDVPVYGSQFTLGLVENKLREHDLARWADLRTVRPYDRVLLGDFTFNFFPVCHSIIEGFGLGIETPVGRVVHTGDFKIDRNPMGGHATDLAAFRRFSEPGVRLMLSDSTNVGREGFALTEREIKVSLREIFSTAKGRILVSLFSSHIQRIQEVFDLADAEGRKVAVSGKSLVRNIELARDLGYLKIPKGIYIELDRLDEFGDSDLVLLITGSQGEPLAALSRMALGEHRQITVKPEDLYILSSRFIPGNVRAITRVINNLYRLGAEVLYEKMHGVHASGHAHAGELTLMLETVRPRYFIPVHGEYRHLVKHSRLAVDCGVEESCALVVEDGQPVIFEADGSMRMGQPFRAEKILVDGKGVGDVGQSVLRERQLLAGEGMVIVVLVVDEATGEISMGPDIMSKGFIFEQQYMHLLDDAKCIVLDVHENIAPGDTAKLKERIRSALRRFFRKVLGRDPVVVPLVITI, encoded by the coding sequence ATGGCAGACACGACGTCACTCACTTTTTATCCCCTGGGCGGTCTCGGCGAGATCGGCATGAACTGCATGGCCTTCAAGACCGAGCGGTCCATGGTCCTCGTGGATTGCGGGCTGATGTTCCCCGAGGATTACCACTTCGGCGTGGACGTGGTCATTCCTTGCTTCGATTTCGTGCTCAAGAACAAGGCCATCCTGAACGGCATTGTTCTGACCCACGGCCACGAGGACCACATCGGCGCGCTGCCCTGGCTGCTCCAGAACCTCGATGTGCCGGTCTACGGCAGCCAGTTCACCCTGGGGCTGGTCGAGAACAAGCTGCGCGAGCACGACCTCGCAAGATGGGCGGATCTTCGGACCGTGCGTCCCTATGACCGGGTGCTGCTCGGCGACTTCACCTTCAATTTCTTTCCGGTCTGTCACTCCATCATCGAAGGGTTCGGGCTTGGCATCGAGACCCCGGTGGGCCGGGTGGTCCACACCGGCGACTTCAAGATCGACCGCAACCCCATGGGCGGACACGCCACGGATCTGGCCGCGTTCCGCAGGTTTTCCGAGCCGGGCGTGCGGCTCATGCTCTCGGACTCCACCAACGTGGGCCGGGAGGGGTTCGCCCTGACCGAGCGCGAGATCAAGGTCAGTCTGCGCGAGATTTTTTCCACGGCCAAGGGGCGGATTCTCGTCTCGCTCTTTTCGAGCCACATCCAGCGCATCCAGGAGGTCTTTGACCTGGCCGACGCCGAGGGCCGCAAGGTGGCGGTGTCGGGCAAGTCGCTGGTGCGCAACATCGAGCTGGCGCGCGACCTGGGGTACCTGAAGATACCCAAAGGCATCTATATAGAGCTGGACCGGCTGGACGAGTTCGGCGATTCGGACCTGGTCCTGCTGATCACCGGCTCCCAGGGCGAGCCGCTGGCCGCCCTCTCGCGCATGGCCTTGGGCGAGCATCGGCAGATCACGGTCAAGCCCGAAGATCTCTACATTCTTTCGTCCCGGTTCATACCGGGCAACGTCCGGGCCATCACGCGGGTCATCAACAACCTCTACCGGCTCGGTGCCGAGGTGCTCTACGAGAAGATGCACGGGGTCCACGCCTCGGGCCACGCCCATGCGGGCGAGCTGACGCTCATGCTGGAAACCGTGCGGCCCCGGTACTTCATCCCGGTGCATGGCGAATATCGGCATCTGGTCAAGCACAGCCGGCTGGCCGTGGACTGCGGGGTGGAGGAGTCGTGCGCCCTGGTGGTCGAGGACGGGCAGCCGGTGATCTTCGAGGCGGACGGCTCCATGCGCATGGGGCAACCCTTCAGGGCCGAGAAGATCCTGGTGGACGGCAAGGGCGTGGGCGACGTGGGCCAGAGCGTGCTGCGCGAACGCCAGCTCCTGGCGGGCGAGGGCATGGTCATCGTGGTCCTGGTGGTGGACGAGGCCACCGGCGAGATCAGCATGGGCCCGGACATCATGTCCAAGGGGTTCATCTTCGAGCAGCAGTACATGCACCTGCTCGACGACGCCAAATGCATCGTGCTCGACGTGCATGAGAACATCGCGCCCGGAGATACGGCCAAGCTCAAGGAGCGCATCCGCTCCGCGCTCAGGCGGTTTTTCCGCAAGGTGCTGGGCCGCGACCCCGTGGTGGTGCCGCTGGTCATCACCATTTGA
- a CDS encoding lysophospholipid acyltransferase family protein: protein MFRRLFFILFLIPVTIYYSIRMLLVDPANCTPEEYDRWGLRWGAAAVWLSGIRIEADMGDIDPKGHYVFIGNHQSNLDIPVLFTLLKGNRIRFVAKKSLFDIPIYGKALAHSGHISIDRDNRRAAMESLNAAVATAQAGISPLVFPEGTRNTQLDDLMDFKIGGMILALKCGLPVVPFVMTGTGKVMPKGAKVIDNRHVVRFKALPVIDPAKYSIKDREAFKDDLRAMMSSAYRELLARDS from the coding sequence ATGTTTCGACGCCTTTTCTTCATCCTGTTCCTGATACCCGTAACCATCTACTACAGCATCCGAATGCTCCTGGTGGACCCGGCCAACTGCACGCCGGAGGAGTATGACCGCTGGGGACTCAGGTGGGGTGCCGCCGCAGTCTGGCTTTCTGGTATCAGGATCGAGGCCGACATGGGCGATATCGACCCCAAGGGGCATTACGTCTTCATCGGCAACCACCAGAGCAACCTCGACATCCCGGTGCTGTTCACGCTGCTTAAGGGCAACCGCATCCGGTTCGTGGCCAAGAAGAGCCTTTTTGACATCCCCATCTACGGCAAGGCCCTGGCCCATTCGGGCCATATTTCCATAGATCGTGACAATCGCCGCGCGGCCATGGAGAGCCTGAATGCCGCCGTGGCGACAGCCCAAGCCGGCATCTCGCCGCTGGTGTTTCCCGAAGGCACTCGCAATACCCAGCTCGACGACCTCATGGACTTCAAGATCGGCGGCATGATCCTGGCCCTCAAGTGCGGCCTGCCCGTGGTGCCGTTTGTCATGACCGGGACCGGAAAGGTCATGCCCAAGGGCGCAAAGGTCATAGACAACCGCCATGTGGTCCGGTTCAAGGCCCTGCCGGTCATTGATCCGGCCAAGTATTCCATCAAGGACCGCGAGGCCTTCAAGGACGATCTGCGGGCGATGATGAGCTCGGCGTACCGGGAACTCCTCGCCAGGGACAGTTAG
- a CDS encoding elongation factor G: protein MPDLKTQRTYALVGHGGSGKTTVAEMLLFNAGVINRLGKVEDGTTVLDYEPEEIKRRGSTQPGFATFKWKKNDHFLIDTPGDSNFSGDLSYAMTAADGAVLVIDAVDGVKPQTRKVWSQIKGMGLPAMIVVNKMDRDRAEFDTAFAGISEALGARPALLYYPIGSKEEFRGVVDMMSGKALLFGADGAVSEAAVPDDIADEVEALREAMVENIAESDEELMEKYLEEGQLSQEEITKGLAAGVAAGELVPVVVASALNNQGGQMILDTIQNLLPDPLAHKPWVGEEGERVSSPDEPLACFVFKTLADPFAGQLTVVRVLSGELKSDSALLNASNGEKERVGQLLLMSGKEQSPSKTPMGPGSIATLAKLKNTSTGDTLVAEKGGFVLKRPDMAPQLITFALAPAEKGEEDKVYAAVAKLLDEDITLVLTRDGESGDILLSGMGQNHIEVSVDKAKRRYKTEILLKTPKVPYRETFKTGAREIQGRHKKQSGGRGQFGDCWIHVTPRGSGEGYEFADQVVGGSIPRQFIPAVDKGVQESAARGVLAGYPVIDFQVALYDGSFHSVDSSEMAFKVAGSLAFKKACEKAKMALLEPIMLVTVAVPDAFMGDVIGDLSSRRGKVLGSDSQAGITEVKAHVPMAEMLKYAPDLNSMTGGQGTFFMEFASYEECPPQEAEKVIAAHKKGAEDE, encoded by the coding sequence ATGCCTGACCTGAAAACACAGAGAACGTACGCACTCGTCGGTCACGGCGGCAGCGGGAAGACCACTGTTGCCGAAATGCTGCTTTTCAACGCCGGCGTGATAAATCGTCTGGGCAAGGTCGAGGACGGCACCACCGTACTCGATTACGAGCCTGAGGAGATCAAGCGCCGCGGCTCCACGCAGCCCGGTTTCGCGACCTTCAAGTGGAAGAAGAACGACCATTTTCTCATAGACACTCCCGGCGACTCCAATTTTTCTGGCGATCTTTCCTATGCGATGACGGCGGCGGACGGTGCGGTGCTGGTCATCGACGCCGTGGACGGTGTCAAGCCGCAGACCCGCAAGGTCTGGTCGCAGATCAAGGGCATGGGGCTGCCCGCCATGATCGTGGTCAACAAGATGGACCGCGACCGCGCCGAGTTCGACACCGCCTTTGCAGGCATTTCCGAAGCGCTGGGCGCGCGTCCGGCCCTGCTCTATTATCCCATCGGCAGCAAGGAGGAATTCAGGGGCGTGGTGGACATGATGTCCGGCAAGGCCCTGCTGTTCGGCGCGGACGGGGCAGTGTCCGAGGCCGCTGTTCCCGACGACATCGCCGATGAGGTGGAGGCCCTGCGCGAGGCCATGGTCGAGAACATCGCCGAGAGCGATGAGGAATTGATGGAGAAATATCTGGAAGAGGGCCAGCTCTCCCAGGAGGAAATCACCAAGGGGCTGGCGGCTGGCGTTGCCGCAGGCGAGCTGGTGCCCGTGGTGGTGGCTTCGGCCCTGAACAACCAGGGCGGCCAGATGATTCTCGACACGATCCAGAATCTGCTGCCCGATCCCCTTGCCCACAAGCCGTGGGTAGGTGAAGAGGGCGAGCGTGTCAGTTCCCCGGACGAGCCGCTTGCCTGCTTCGTGTTCAAGACCCTGGCCGATCCCTTTGCCGGGCAGCTGACCGTGGTCCGCGTCCTCTCCGGCGAGCTCAAGTCCGACTCTGCGCTGCTCAATGCGAGCAACGGCGAGAAGGAGCGCGTGGGCCAGCTGCTGCTCATGAGCGGCAAGGAGCAGAGCCCCTCCAAGACACCCATGGGCCCCGGTTCCATCGCCACCCTGGCCAAGCTCAAGAACACTTCCACCGGCGACACGCTGGTGGCCGAGAAGGGTGGCTTTGTGCTGAAGAGGCCGGACATGGCACCGCAGCTGATCACCTTTGCCCTGGCTCCGGCCGAGAAGGGCGAGGAGGACAAGGTCTACGCCGCCGTGGCCAAGTTGCTTGATGAAGACATCACCCTGGTCCTGACCCGTGACGGCGAGTCCGGCGACATTCTGCTTTCGGGCATGGGCCAGAACCATATCGAGGTCTCGGTGGACAAGGCCAAGCGCCGCTACAAGACCGAGATCCTCCTCAAGACTCCCAAGGTGCCCTACCGAGAGACCTTCAAGACCGGCGCACGCGAAATCCAGGGTCGTCACAAGAAGCAGTCCGGCGGACGCGGTCAGTTTGGCGACTGCTGGATTCATGTGACCCCACGGGGTTCCGGCGAGGGATACGAGTTTGCGGACCAAGTGGTTGGCGGCTCCATCCCGCGCCAGTTCATCCCCGCGGTGGACAAGGGCGTTCAGGAGTCGGCGGCGCGCGGCGTGCTGGCCGGGTATCCGGTCATCGACTTTCAGGTCGCCCTGTACGACGGCAGCTTTCACTCGGTGGACTCTTCGGAAATGGCCTTCAAGGTGGCCGGGTCGCTGGCCTTCAAGAAGGCGTGCGAAAAGGCCAAGATGGCCCTGCTTGAACCGATCATGCTTGTCACCGTGGCCGTGCCCGACGCCTTCATGGGCGATGTCATCGGTGATCTGTCCTCGCGGCGCGGCAAGGTGCTCGGCTCGGACTCCCAGGCGGGCATCACCGAGGTCAAGGCCCATGTGCCCATGGCCGAGATGCTCAAGTACGCGCCCGATCTCAATTCCATGACCGGCGGCCAGGGCACCTTCTTCATGGAGTTCGCCTCCTACGAGGAATGCCCGCCCCAGGAAGCGGAAAAGGTCATCGCGGCCCACAAAAAGGGTGCAGAGGACGAATAG
- a CDS encoding ParB N-terminal domain-containing protein, which yields MHLSNEIVTAPADSIRDSGSHLFWAGEPLPWLARSIGQLGQAQPVLVHETHSGLALIAGHARLTVLRSLGLPVLARLVVDPGPVDLGLIYLADNALRPLDDAMRLAALQYFAPLLDRPALAADILPRLGVNPESKDARLLLAWLDLPAIWQAHLAAGRAPLAAATVLARMTEADRDAVAPLFTDHSWSRSNAVNLLTWLFEASKMTGKPVAQVMLDANMADPAIRNLSPKDAMARLVAQAKNGRYPSLSALEARFESTAREMTAGTSWRIAQPDNFETNGVELSIRIKDPDQLAKAVRDLKAMANRPQWPRLWNPEANHE from the coding sequence GTGCACCTTTCAAACGAGATCGTGACCGCCCCGGCGGACAGCATCCGCGACAGCGGTTCCCATCTTTTCTGGGCCGGTGAGCCCTTGCCCTGGCTGGCCCGATCCATCGGCCAGTTGGGGCAGGCCCAGCCCGTGCTTGTCCATGAGACGCACAGCGGCCTCGCCCTCATCGCCGGGCATGCCCGGCTCACTGTCCTGCGCTCCCTCGGCCTGCCGGTCCTGGCCCGGCTCGTGGTCGATCCCGGCCCCGTTGACCTCGGACTCATCTATCTGGCCGACAACGCCCTGCGCCCGCTTGACGACGCCATGCGACTGGCCGCCCTGCAATACTTCGCCCCGCTGCTCGACCGCCCAGCCCTGGCTGCCGACATCCTCCCCAGGCTGGGCGTCAACCCGGAGAGCAAGGACGCCAGACTCCTCCTGGCCTGGCTCGACCTGCCCGCCATCTGGCAGGCCCACCTCGCCGCCGGGCGCGCGCCGCTGGCCGCAGCCACTGTCCTGGCCCGCATGACCGAGGCTGACCGCGACGCAGTGGCCCCGCTCTTCACTGACCATTCCTGGTCGCGGTCCAACGCAGTCAACCTGCTGACATGGCTCTTCGAAGCGTCCAAAATGACCGGCAAACCCGTGGCCCAGGTCATGCTCGACGCCAACATGGCCGATCCGGCCATCCGGAACCTCTCCCCGAAAGACGCCATGGCCCGGCTCGTGGCCCAGGCCAAAAACGGTCGCTACCCATCCCTGTCCGCCCTGGAAGCGCGCTTCGAGTCCACCGCGCGCGAGATGACCGCGGGCACGAGCTGGCGCATCGCCCAGCCGGACAATTTCGAGACCAATGGGGTCGAACTCTCCATCCGCATCAAAGACCCGGACCAGCTCGCCAAGGCCGTGCGCGACCTCAAGGCCATGGCCAACCGGCCCCAGTGGCCCAGGCTCTGGAACCCGGAAGCCAACCATGAGTGA
- a CDS encoding SPL family radical SAM protein has translation MSDLKPLPHHLRRIARVFVDESMQDSPLARRVRDRLAATTHADIPWTVVPPDAERVAFSQGDAQALYLKEYKGRFLRFCPGTRAYHCCAYRIIHIGENCPMACSYCILQAYFQDRLLKIWANQDDLFSQLGEAFSADPAARFRVGTGEFTDSLALEHLTGYSRDLVAFLNDHDNVVLELKSKVVDLSWMDGAKRTDRVLPAWSLNAPFINEHEEFHVSTLAERLDAARTCAQAGFRVCLHFDPIIHYPGWREGYSQIIDMIFDYLTPNQIAYMSLGSFRCMPQLTPIIADNFPQATYIYNEFVPGLDGKARLLRPLRLEQFSFMVNRLRKHGMDKQLYFCMESSEVWQHVFGHTPKHLGGLANHLMSQAFGE, from the coding sequence ATGAGTGATCTCAAGCCACTGCCGCACCACCTGCGCCGCATCGCCCGCGTCTTCGTGGACGAGTCCATGCAGGATTCGCCCCTGGCCCGCCGTGTCCGCGACCGGCTGGCCGCCACCACCCACGCCGACATCCCCTGGACCGTGGTCCCGCCCGATGCCGAGCGCGTCGCCTTTTCCCAGGGCGATGCCCAGGCCCTGTACCTCAAGGAATACAAGGGCAGATTCCTGCGCTTCTGCCCCGGCACCCGAGCCTACCACTGCTGCGCCTACCGAATCATCCACATCGGCGAAAACTGCCCCATGGCCTGCTCCTACTGCATCCTCCAGGCCTACTTCCAGGACCGGCTGCTCAAGATCTGGGCCAATCAGGACGACCTCTTCTCCCAACTGGGCGAGGCATTCTCCGCCGACCCCGCCGCCCGGTTCCGCGTCGGCACCGGCGAATTCACCGACTCCCTGGCCCTCGAACATTTGACCGGCTACAGCCGCGATCTCGTGGCCTTCCTCAACGACCACGACAACGTGGTCCTCGAACTCAAATCCAAGGTCGTGGACCTCTCCTGGATGGACGGGGCCAAACGCACCGACCGCGTCCTGCCCGCCTGGTCGCTCAACGCCCCTTTCATCAACGAACACGAAGAGTTCCACGTCTCCACCCTGGCTGAGCGCCTCGACGCCGCCCGCACCTGCGCCCAGGCCGGTTTCCGCGTCTGCCTCCACTTCGATCCCATCATCCACTATCCCGGATGGCGCGAAGGCTACAGCCAGATCATCGACATGATCTTCGACTACCTCACCCCAAACCAGATCGCCTACATGAGCCTCGGCTCCTTCCGCTGCATGCCCCAGCTCACGCCCATCATCGCCGACAATTTCCCCCAAGCCACCTACATCTACAACGAATTCGTCCCCGGCCTGGACGGCAAGGCCCGCCTGCTCCGCCCCCTGCGCCTCGAACAGTTCTCCTTCATGGTCAACCGGTTGCGCAAACACGGCATGGACAAACAACTCTACTTCTGCATGGAATCCTCCGAAGTCTGGCAACACGTCTTCGGCCATACCCCCAAACACCTCGGCGGACTCGCCAACCACCTGATGTCCCAAGCCTTCGGAGAATAG
- a CDS encoding IS110 family transposase yields the protein MLEVFRPERFQCHEQVVSYLGLAPTVRQSGERSSRGRLVPVGQKRLRSLLVESAWIWQAKVPKIKERYNQLVAKTGVPQKAIAAIARLLAIVLWRLSLSGRCYQSS from the coding sequence TTGCTGGAGGTCTTTCGTCCGGAGCGTTTTCAGTGTCATGAACAGGTCGTGTCGTATCTCGGTCTTGCGCCGACGGTTCGCCAAAGTGGTGAGCGATCATCACGCGGCCGACTTGTTCCTGTCGGACAAAAACGATTGCGAAGCCTCCTGGTCGAATCCGCTTGGATATGGCAGGCAAAAGTTCCTAAAATCAAAGAACGTTACAACCAGCTTGTCGCAAAAACAGGAGTGCCGCAAAAAGCCATTGCAGCCATAGCTCGCCTCCTGGCAATCGTTTTATGGCGTTTGAGTCTTTCGGGCCGTTGTTATCAAAGTTCATAA
- a CDS encoding glycosyltransferase family 2 protein encodes MQSPPLSDTTPRTTHTKPNTIMPDTPYTPTDRFEELDRIDLAGVFDLLDIYCRNLLPDMEACLVFLSRILRDPAAQSHPRTRDEATRLLRKTLTFGPFHIQGLELAHGLTHDPALAERIRRLRGFALDPALADPRSTMSDERVFERRRTRLLELLEQKPGHVLAASHLLHLDACRGLKSDWLARFTVPQFARAQWNQRLFMHHAATGDTACALALWPAVAKEAVCEVQLNFAAELFAAMGDTARAMECYTRSLALDPAQTPARLRLAEMANPTKADATLPDRRDVTICIYTWNKGDHLERTLASLARTNMGRAKIRILLNGCTDHSATVAEAARALFTGRDFGVITLPVNVGAPAARNWLGALPEVRASEYVAYIDDDVEMPEDWLAHFLTVMERHPRTAVVGCKVVFGSDPRMIQYLYRALALARPDIIKLTDPCQIAQMDCGHYDFVRETDTVMGCCHLLRTASMPEGPQFDLRYSPSQIDDIAHDLSLRLKGHEVRYCGLVKCLHHQNTGGGFKRRMTDAQLGQVLGNDMKFFYFFRDRLDRIQTVMAGSLPG; translated from the coding sequence ATGCAATCCCCCCCACTTTCCGATACAACCCCCAGAACCACCCACACAAAACCCAACACCATCATGCCCGACACCCCCTACACCCCCACCGACCGCTTCGAGGAACTCGACCGCATCGACCTCGCCGGGGTGTTCGACCTGCTCGACATCTATTGCCGCAACCTTCTCCCCGACATGGAGGCCTGCCTCGTCTTCCTCTCCCGAATCCTGCGCGACCCCGCCGCCCAATCTCACCCCAGAACGCGGGATGAGGCGACCAGACTGCTGCGCAAGACCCTTACCTTTGGCCCGTTCCACATCCAGGGGCTCGAACTCGCCCATGGTCTGACCCATGATCCGGCCCTGGCCGAGCGCATCCGCAGACTGCGCGGTTTTGCCCTGGACCCGGCCTTGGCCGATCCGCGCTCGACCATGAGCGACGAGCGGGTGTTCGAGCGCAGGCGGACGCGTCTGCTGGAACTGCTGGAGCAGAAGCCGGGCCATGTACTGGCCGCCTCCCACCTGCTGCACCTGGACGCCTGCCGGGGGCTCAAGAGCGACTGGCTGGCGCGGTTCACGGTGCCGCAATTCGCCCGCGCCCAGTGGAACCAGCGACTGTTCATGCACCATGCGGCCACGGGCGACACGGCCTGCGCCCTGGCCCTGTGGCCTGCCGTGGCCAAGGAAGCTGTCTGCGAGGTCCAGCTCAATTTCGCGGCAGAGCTGTTCGCCGCCATGGGCGACACGGCCCGGGCAATGGAGTGCTACACGCGCTCGCTGGCCCTGGACCCGGCCCAGACCCCGGCGCGGCTGCGCCTGGCCGAGATGGCGAACCCGACCAAGGCCGACGCCACACTGCCCGACAGGCGCGACGTGACCATCTGCATCTATACATGGAACAAGGGCGATCACCTGGAGCGGACACTGGCCAGCCTGGCCCGGACGAACATGGGGCGGGCGAAAATCCGCATCCTGCTCAACGGGTGCACGGACCACAGCGCAACGGTGGCCGAGGCCGCCCGCGCCCTTTTCACGGGCCGGGATTTCGGGGTGATCACCCTACCGGTCAACGTGGGCGCGCCAGCGGCCCGCAACTGGCTGGGCGCACTGCCCGAGGTGCGCGCCAGCGAGTACGTGGCCTACATCGACGACGACGTGGAGATGCCCGAGGACTGGCTGGCCCATTTCCTGACGGTGATGGAGCGGCATCCGAGGACAGCGGTGGTGGGCTGCAAGGTGGTCTTCGGATCGGACCCGAGAATGATCCAGTACCTCTACCGCGCCCTGGCCCTGGCCCGCCCCGACATCATCAAGCTGACCGACCCCTGCCAGATCGCGCAGATGGACTGCGGCCACTATGATTTCGTGCGCGAGACCGACACGGTCATGGGCTGCTGCCACCTGCTGCGCACCGCGAGCATGCCCGAAGGCCCACAGTTCGACCTGCGCTATTCCCCGTCCCAGATCGACGACATCGCCCACGACCTCTCTCTGCGGCTCAAGGGTCATGAAGTGCGCTATTGCGGGCTGGTCAAATGCCTCCACCACCAGAACACGGGCGGCGGGTTCAAACGCCGGATGACCGACGCCCAGCTTGGGCAGGTGCTGGGGAACGACATGAAGTTTTTTTATTTTTTCCGGGACCGGCTCGACCGGATTCAAACGGTGATGGCCGGAAGCCTGCCCGGATAA